The DNA region TTAATAATCTCTCTCCCTCCATCATTTCCTTTAAAACCCCATCCCCTACCGTCCACACTTGCACAGTGGCAAGATAGTACAAACAGTGGTGACTACTTTTCCCAAGTCACAACAACCCAAGTGGGTTACTTAGTTTGGTCGCAATTTCCTATTCGAGTTTACGTTGAACTACCAACAGCCATTAACGAAAAACTAGCTCAAGCATGGGTTGACGCTGTATTACAAGGTGTACAGGAGTGGAGTAATTATTTACCTATAACAATAGTCGAACAGCCGGAAATTGCTGATATTACGATTGTACGAAAAGCGCCACCTCTACAAATTTTCCCTGGTAGTAATATAACCCGTGCGCGATCGGCACAAACTACTTACGAGTTATATACCAGCAACAAAGTTTTATCCCACCACTTCACCATCTTGTTAAGCCCCAGTCAAACAGGTGAGTATCTCATTGCAGCAGCCCGCCACGAATTCGGTCATGCGCTGGGAATTTGGGGTCATAGTCCACTACAAACTGATGCGCTATATTTTTCCCAAGTTCGCAATCCGCCGTCTATTTCTTCTAGAGATGTAAATACTCTAAAGCGGGTTTATGAACAGCCAACTACTTTGGGATGGTCTTTAATAGATAATTCGGCGACTTAATTTTATCGTGTTGCTGAGTTAAAATATGAATATATTTTGTGTAAAAAATCAAAATTTAAGATTAAGGGAACCAATTTTTATCTAAAATTTGCTCTAAGGTATAAGGACATAATTCAGGTAAATTGGTTAAATTTGTTTTAGCCTTAACATAATCTAAGGCATTGCTATAAATTATGTTGAAATTCTCTTCTAAATGATTGCGTAAATTGGCACTTAAATCTTCATTTAGTTGGTTACGAAAACTAATAATTTCCGCAGCCCAATAATTAGCATTTCTTGGCTTTTCTAAATCCCAATATTGAGAAAGTAATAAATGTCTAATAATCTGTTCCAATAAACTTCTTACTCGCCTTTTTTCCTTCTTAGCCAAATCTTCCAATTCTTCTATTAAGTTTTCATAGTCAACGTCTGCTAATTGTCGATTTTTGAGACATTTAATAGTCTCCTCTAACCATTGCAGGTAATTGGATTCATATAATGTTTTTATGTCGATGATTGCAGTCATTTGTTGATTTTTTAGCTTTAATTCACTATTATTTAATGTTAACTAATTCAGGACTTACGCACAGGTGACGAAAGAATCAAACCGCTCCAGGCACAGAGAACACGGACTAATGAGAGTTTGAGAGGTACTTTGCGTAAGTCCTATAATTTATTAATTTTTGCTAATAATTGCCCAGAAAAAAAGATACACAGCACCATAAGTCCCGATCGCACTCATTATTATCTGATAATTTACAGTGCGATCGCACTTATTCTCTTTCCCTAAGCTCTACGACTTAGCGGTAGAGGTCGCTGTGCTAAAACTTCTTTATAAAGTTCTTCCAGCAGAGTAATATTTTTACTAAGGGTATAGCGGTCTAATACACGCTGTCTAGCTTTTTGCCCTAGTAAGGTTGTTAACTCAGGATGGTCTTGCAACACTGGCAAGAGGGTTCTTAATTGCGATCGCGCTGTTTTAGTATTTATAACTATACCTGCGCCCTTTTCCAATACTTCTCCATCTGCACCCACATCTGTTGCTAAACAAGCCAATCCACATGACATTCCTTCTAACAGAGATAGGGACAAACCTTCTACCAATGAAGGCAAAATAAATACATCTGCGCCCCGCAAAATTTCGATCCGTCGGTCTTCATCAGCAACAAATCCCAACCAGATAATGCCGTATTCTGA from Nostoc commune NIES-4072 includes:
- a CDS encoding peptidase, translating into MGRRTQHPILNTLINLISQRLITALAFFIGTGLLIIFTNLQSSDGFTRIPKSVYSELIISLPPSFPLKPHPLPSTLAQWQDSTNSGDYFSQVTTTQVGYLVWSQFPIRVYVELPTAINEKLAQAWVDAVLQGVQEWSNYLPITIVEQPEIADITIVRKAPPLQIFPGSNITRARSAQTTYELYTSNKVLSHHFTILLSPSQTGEYLIAAARHEFGHALGIWGHSPLQTDALYFSQVRNPPSISSRDVNTLKRVYEQPTTLGWSLIDNSAT
- a CDS encoding DUF29 domain-containing protein — encoded protein: MTAIIDIKTLYESNYLQWLEETIKCLKNRQLADVDYENLIEELEDLAKKEKRRVRSLLEQIIRHLLLSQYWDLEKPRNANYWAAEIISFRNQLNEDLSANLRNHLEENFNIIYSNALDYVKAKTNLTNLPELCPYTLEQILDKNWFP